Proteins from one Hyperolius riggenbachi isolate aHypRig1 chromosome 2, aHypRig1.pri, whole genome shotgun sequence genomic window:
- the LOC137544328 gene encoding oligodendrocyte transcription factor 3-like, with translation MDSDCQSSRSSSPELERRDSHSFKPEHMFQKLHAGQRLSTKAKARARRKENQENLYALRMKVNSRERQRMHDLNQAMDGLREVMPYSQGPSVRKLSKISTLLLARNHILMLSSSLAELKKMLGDVHTAHHVPGCSSLHLQHVAPLTPVMRTMPPSEVHGYLGLMTREIHQMPPPGPHNFSGLFCPCTMCQPLTTQLPRTASSTLPFSRAGR, from the coding sequence ATGGATTCAGACTGTCAGTCCAGCAGATCCTCTTCACCAGAGCTGGAGAGAAGAGACAGCCACAGCTTCAAACCTGAGCATATGTTCCAGAAACTTCATGCTGGGCAAAGACTGTCTACCAAGGCAAAGGCGAGAGCCAGAAGGAAAGAGAATCAGGAGAATCTGTATGCGTTAAGAATGAAGGTGAACAGCCGAGAAAGACAAAGAATGCATGATTTGAACCAAGCCATGGATGGTCTCCGAGAAGTTATGCCGTACTCACAAGGACCTTCTGTACGTAAGCTGTCAAAGATTTCAACCCTACTATTGGCACGCAATCATATTCTTATGCTATCCAGCTCTCTTGCAGAGCTGAAAAAAATGCTGGGTGACGTACACACTGCCCACCATGTACCTGGCTGTTCTTCATTGCACCTGCAGCATGTTGCACCACTAACTCCAGTCATGAGAACAATGCCACCTTCAGAGGTCCACGGCTATTTGGGACTAATGACAAGAGAAATCCACCAAATGCCTCCACCTGGTCCACATAATTTTTCTGGACTTTTCTGCCCCTGTACCATGTGCCAGCCCTTAACCACACAACTGCCAAGGACTGCTTCTTCTACCTTGCCCTTCTCTAGAGCTGGCAGATGA